The following are encoded together in the Bubalus kerabau isolate K-KA32 ecotype Philippines breed swamp buffalo chromosome 3, PCC_UOA_SB_1v2, whole genome shotgun sequence genome:
- the CTLA4 gene encoding cytotoxic T-lymphocyte protein 4 encodes MACSGVQSHGTWRTSRTWPCTALFFLLFIPVFSKGMNVTQPPVVLASSRGVASFSCEYESSGKADEVRVTVLREAGSQVTEVCAGTYMVEDELTFLDDSTCIGTSRGNKVNLTIQGLRAMDTGLYVCKVELMYPPPYYVGIGNGTQIYVIDPEPCPDSDFLLWILAAVSSGLFFYSFLITAVSLSKMLKKRSPLTTGVYVKMPPTEPECEKQFQPYFIPIN; translated from the exons ATGGCTTGCTCTGGAGTCCAGAGTCATGGGACTTGGCGGACGTCTAGGACCTGGCCCTGCACTGccctattttttcttctcttcattccTGTTTTCTCTAAAG GGATGAATGTGACCCAGCCTCCAGTGGTGCTGGCTAGCAGCCGGGGTGTTGCCAGCTTCTCATGTGAATATGAGTCTTCAGGCAAAGCTGATGAGGTCCGAGTGACAGTGCTGCGGGAGGCAGGCAGCCAGGTGACCGAAGTCTGTGCTGGGACCTACATGGTGGAGGATGAGCTAACCTTCCTGGATGATTCCACTTGCATTGGCACCTCCAGAGGAAACAAAGTGAACCTCACCATCCAAGGGCTGAGGGCCATGGACACTGGGCTCTACGTCTGCAAAGTGGAGCTCATGTACCCGCCGCCCTACTATGTGGGCATCGGCAATGGAACCCAGATTTACGTCATTG ATCCAGAACCATGCCCGGATTCTGATTTTCTCCTCTGGATCCTGGCAGCAGTTAGTTCAGGGTTGTTTTTCTACAGCTTCCTCATCACAGCTGTTTCTTTGAGCAAAATG CTAAAGAAAAGAAGCCCTCTTACTACAGGGGTCTATGTGAAAATGCCCCCAACAGAGCCAGAATGTGAAAAGCAATTTCAGCCTTATTTTATTCCCATCAATTGA